One window from the genome of Sardina pilchardus chromosome 12, fSarPil1.1, whole genome shotgun sequence encodes:
- the akap12b gene encoding A-kinase anchor protein 12b isoform X2, which translates to MLGTITLTVGQTDGVSEKDDAPEAVVAADEAAPQLNGTETDIVMETEEKKSADADVVVATEDTPAESSEVGFKKIFRFVGFKFTLKKDKSDKEAEPVQLLTVEKKEEPKTGDAEGGAKDQPAAEETTETTETTETTETEDKAAAAADPAAESALEPETPAAADAVDAEPPAEGATTTTGEQDESETPVAVETPAESAAASPPPAQETQSPFKRFFTQGIFSNLRKKTSFKKAKEEEPAKEAPAEEIKEADEAVTEEKADEEVTEVTEVTQEEAADEGVAAEAPAEAGKVTEEPEGSAETLAEPPAEEELAKEEPKEEPVSEAAAAPAEEPKEQEQDTAEVAAEVAEEVAEEVTVEVAAEVVVEVAEPADASEAEKTTPTTGEEPSTEATPPAEVATETELVSSQEKVKGQGSPLKKLFTGAGLKKLSSKKPKPKKETKLTESGEHSAEQLQSSTESAESAETPKPDSGPSSPEESGEHVASEAAPNEASQEAEASTSDGERKKESILSSFKKLVTPKKRVKRSSESEDEAPAGDKPKSATLSSADAAVANSAEKAEEPKSTEPEAEPSAEPKAEEESAEAAAAPSTEENAEPAAEPKVEDAKEEPTEEPKAEPKAEKLESSTEEPKKKMDTSMSWEALICVGSAKKRARKTSDSEDEDAKLEEEVLLSGEEAARTAESPLGTSQEADHENLASSPEPEGELVSTWESFKRLVTSRKKRSDEDASGTTEQTLSDGEMPKEESSFSLKKLIPRRKKKADDKQGPVSSDVGSAEEDSDTPAVVPLSEYDNEPAEPTTTAATEDAKPAESPLELAANAAAASSSLVTVKASAAEDRAPSWISAVVEEDLKEDPEEDAKQLSDIPEEGDTAGTPKSTDNTIADDIVELTSDAATALELPPEPSAAEETRISASPVTSGQATPVVEEAVTMVTIAEGQQEVATVTTDSQEAAEAALQEATNICTGLDAESLEAAEVAMPSAAVEGVSAVAEVVATEVAMEDTAETHPEEADVTEVKVHEAEVQEVQTEEAPAPLENAVEEAPQTEEVVEVVALETELADTIQEPAAVKVGVVSAALAEAELLEEPLVEERTPPMEPEGPAEASVEEPVCARPTEVTEVAVARDEQVTRLQDADEAAAGAELELAPAQQVAEAVTQEVITALADAPVAEVSEGTEAPIAVVAALEEFAVAKETVCVIGSPSDSLTSEIKDEVVVMENVAIAEPTGDEAIQVQVEDVAAATATAVPAVEATVEAVSSADGVVVEEEVCEEVQGAPEPAHAHQTEVEVIEEQSSVIVQTIIQNVMENICDMSKDADSEDTAETVTVTESTVVTETTAAESAVVTETAPETTTTEEDVEKTPKVIVQAVQITEVLPVSLAVNIAPVQQEVAVMSVDGIELSMEAPQKEQEPAEQLRGSEEEHKAEEEEKVDEEEKAEEEEKAEEEQKAEEEEKAEEEQKAEEEEKAEEEEKAEEEEKAEEEEKADEEEKAEEEEKAEEEGIADEEEKQTDGHSEVQTEPEQVTRDASATAESQEAPVEQEPSSAEPTTVEQEPSSAERTEEPSSVEPTEEPSSAEPTIVEQEPSSAEPTEAAPEVSTAADSQEEVSTAAPEGPLETDATATTGVSTASAPDADSQSQTPAADSQSQTPAAVLSEPTPDQTVKAQEVMTVKAQEVMEHVLEEVVRDIEPVSTEIATVS; encoded by the exons ATGCTGGGAACCATCACTCTAACAG tgggccaGACGGATGGCGTGTCTGAGAAGGACGACGCTCCagaggcggtggtggcggcggacGAGGCGGCGCCTCAGCTGAACGGGACCGAGACCGACATCGTCATGGAGACCGAGGAGAAGAAATCCGCCGACGCCGACGTCGTCGTGGCGACCGAGGACACGCCCGCCGAGAGCAGCGAGGTCGGCTTCAAGAAGATCTTCCGCTTCGTGGGCTTCAAGTTCACGCTGAAGAAGGACAAGAGCGACAAGGAGGCGGAGCCTGTGCAGCTGCTGAcggtggagaagaaggaggagccAAAGACCGGCGACGCCGAGGGAGGAGCCAAAGACCAGCCCGCCGCCGAGGAAACCACGGAAACCACGGAAACCACGGAAACCACGGAAACCGAAGACaaggcggcggcagcagctgaTCCCGCGGCAGAGAGCGCGCTCGAGCCCGAGACTCCCGCCGCCGCAGACGCCGTAGACGCCGAGCCACCAGCGGAgggcgccaccaccaccaccggggAGCAGGACGAGTCCGAGACGCCCGTCGCCGTGGAGACGCCGGCCGAGTCTGCCGCCGccagccccccccccgcacAGGAGACGCAGTCGCCCTTCAAGAGGTTCTTCACTCAGGGCATCTTCTCCAACCTGAGGAAGAAGACCAGCTTCAAGAAGGCCAAAGAGGAGGAGCCGGCGAAGGAGGCGCCTGCCGAGGAGATCAAAGAGGCCGACGAGGCCGTGACGGAGGAGAAGGCTGATGAGGAGGTGACGGAGGTGACGGAGGTGACGCAGGAGGAGGCGGCAGATGAGGGGGTGGCAGCGGAGGCTCCAGCTGAAGCAGGAAAGGTCACAGAAGAACCGGAAGGATCTGCCGAGACTCTCGCTGAACCGCCCGCAGAAGAAGAACTCGCCAAGGAGGAACCCAAGGAGGAACCCGTCTCAGAGGCAGCTGCCGCTCCCGCCGAGGAGCCGaaagagcaggagcaggacacCGCAGAGGTCGCCGCAGAGGTCGCTGAAGAGGTCGCTGAAGAGGTCACTGTGGAGGTCGCCGCAGAGGTCGTTGTAGAGGTCGCTGAGCCAGCTGATGCATCTGAGGCTGAGAAGACCACACCCACCACCGGGGAGGAGCCAAGCACTGAGGCCACGCCTCCTGCTGAGGTCGCCACGGAGACGGAGCTCGTCTCGTCCCAGGAGAAGGTGAAAGGTCAAGGAAGCCCCCTGAAGAAGCTCTTCACCGGCGCCGGTCTGAAGAAGCTGTCCTCCAAAAAGCCAAAGCCGAAGAAAGAAACCAAACTGACGGAATCGGGCGAGCATTCCGCCGAGCAGCTGCAGAGCTCCACCGAGTCCGCCGAGTCCGCAGAGACCCCGAAGCCCGACAGCGGCCCCTCCTCCCCCGAGGAGTCTGGTGAACACGTCGCCAGCGAGGCCGCTCCCAACGAGGCCAGCCAGGAGGCCGAGGCCTCCACGTCTGACGgcgagaggaagaaggagagcaTCTTGTCGTCCTTTAAGAAGCTGGTGACGCCAAAGAAGAGAGTCAAGAGGTCCTCCGAGAGCGAGGACGAGGCGCCCGCCGGCGACAAACCCAAATCCGCCACTCTGTCCTCCGCAGACGCCGCCGTCGCCAACTCCGCCGAGAAAGCCGAGGAACCGAAATCCACTGAGCCGGAGGCGGAACCCTCAGCAGAACCTAAAGCTGAAGAAGAGAGCGccgaagcagcagcagcaccgagCACTGAGGAGAACGCAGAGCCGGCCGCTGAGCCTAAAGTTGAGGACGCTAAAGAGGAGCCTACAGAGGAACCGAAGGCGGAACCCAAAGCTGAGAAGCTGGAGTCGTCCACGGAGGAGCCGAAGAAGAAGATGGACACCTCCATGTCCTGGGAGGCGCTGATCTGCGTCGGCTCGGCCAAGAAGAGGGCCCGCAAAACCTCCGACTCCGAGGACGAGGACGCCAAACTGGAGGAGGAAGTTCTGCTCTCGGGAGAGGAAGCAGCCAGGACCGCCGAATCCCCTCTGGGCACCTCCCAGGAGGCCGACCACGAGAACCTGGCGTCGTCGCCGGAGCCCGAGGGCGAGCTGGTGTCCACGTGGGAGTCCTTCAAGCGGCTCGTCACCTCCAGGAAGAAGAGATCCGACGAGGACGCGTCCGGCACGACGGAGCAGACGCTCTCCGACGGCGAGATGCCCAAAGAGGAGTCCTCGTTCTCGCTCAAGAAGCTCATCCCGCGCCGGAAGAAGAAGGCGGACGATAAGCAGGGGCCCGTGTCCTCGGACGTGGGGTCGGCGGAGGAGGACTCGGACACGCCCGCCGTCGTGCCGCTCTCCGAGTACGACAACGAGCCCGCCGAGCCGACGACGACCGCGGCGACGGAAGACGCCAAACCTGCAGAGTCACCGCTGGAGCTGGCGGCCAACGCAGCAGCGGCCTCGTCGTCGTTGGTGACGGTGAAAGCATCTGCTGCCGAGGACCGCGCGCCCTCCTGGATCTCGGCCGTGGTGGAGGAGGACCTGAAGGAGGACCCGGAGGAGGACGCCAAGCAGTTGAGCGACATTCCAGAGGAAGGCGACACGGCCGGCACGCCCAAGTCCACGGACAACACCATCGCCGACGACATCGTGGAGCTCACCTCTGACGCCGCGACGGCACTGGAGCTGCCGCCCGAGCCCTCCGCCGCCGAGGAAACCCGCATCTCCGCGTCCCCCGTCACCTCTGGCCAGGCCACGCCTGTGGTGGAGGAGGCCGTCACCATGGTGACTATCGCCGAGGGCCAGCAAGAGGTTGCCACAGTGACCACGGACTCCCAGGAGGCGGCGGAGGCTGCGCTGCAGGAGGCCACCAACATCTGCACCGGCCTGGACGCCGAGAGCCTGGAGGCTGCGGAGGTAGCGATGCCCTCGGCCGCCGTGGAGGGGGTGAGCGCCGTCGCCGAGGTCGTCGCCACGGAGGTTGCCATGGAGGACACGGCCGAGACGCATCCAGAGGAGGCGGACGTGACCGAGGTCAAAGTGCACGAGGCCGAGGTGCAGGAGGTGCAGACGGAGGAGGCTCCCGCGCCGCTGGAGAACGCTGTGGAGGAGGCGCCCCAGACAGAGGAGGTCGTGGAGGTCGTCGCCCTGGAGACAGAGCTGGCCGACACGATCCAGGAGCCGGCGGCGGTGAAGGTGGGCGTGGTCAGCGCTGCGCTGGCAGAGGCGGAGCTTCTGGAGGAGCcgctggtggaggagaggacccCGCCGATGGAGCCCGAGGGCCCCGCAGAGGCGTCCGTGGAGGAGCCCGTCTGCGCCCGGCCCACGGAGGTCACGGAGGTCGCGGTGGCGAGGGACGAGCAGGTGACGCGGCTGCAGGACGCAGACGAGGCCGCGGCGGGGGCGGAGCTAGAGCTAGCGCCCGCCCAGCAGGTGGCGGAGGCCGTAACCCAGGAAGTGATCACGGCGCTGGCCGACGCACCTGTGGCGGAGGTGTCCGAGGGGACGGAGGCGCCGATCGCCGTCGTGGCGGCGCTCGAAGAATTCGCCGTTGCCAAGGAAACAGTGTGCGTCATCGGTTCTCCGTCTGACAGCCTGACCTCAGAGATCAAAGATGAGGTCGTCGTCATGGAGAACGTAGCCATTGCGGAACCCACAGGGGACGAGGCGATTCAAGTGCAGGTGGAGGATGTGGCCGCCGCCACGGCGACGGCCGTTCCTGCGGTCGAGGCCACCGTGGAGGCCGTGAGCTCCGCAGACggcgtggtggtggaggaggaggtgtgtgaggaggtgcagGGCGCTCCGGAGCCCGCGCACGCACACCAGACGGAGGTGGAGGTCATCGAGGAGCAGAGCTCCGTCATCGTGCAGACCATCATCCAGAACGTCATGGAGAACATCTGTGACATGTCCAAGGACGCAGACAGTGAGGACACCGCAGAGACGGTTACCGTTACTGAGTCTACTGTAGTCACGGAAACAACAGCTGCGGAGTCTGCTGTAGTCACGGAAACAGCCCCAGAGACAACAACCACAGAAGAGGACGTAGAAAAGACACCAAAAGTCATCGTCCAGGCCGTTCAGATCACCGAGGTGCTGCCGGTGTCCCTCGCCGTCAACATCGCGCCCGTGCAGCAGGAGGTGGCCGTCATGTCTGTGGACGGCATCGAGCTGAGCATGGAGGCTCCTCAGAAGGAGCAGGAGCCCGCGGAGCAACTCAGAGGCAGTGAAGAGGAACAcaaggcagaggaagaggagaaggtagatgaagaggagaaggcagaggaagaggagaaagcagaggaagagcagaaggcagaggaagaggagaaggcagaggaagagcagaaggcagaggaagaggagaaggcagaggaagaggagaaggcagaggaagaggagaaggcagaggaagaggagaaggcagatgaagaggagaaggcagaggaagaggagaaggcagaggaggagggaatcgctgatgaagaggagaagcagacagatggacacagtGAAGTGCAGACAGAGCCTGAGCAAGTGACACGAGACGCATCTGCCACAGCAGAAAGCCAGGAGGCCCCCGTAGAACAGGAACCTAGCTCAGCAGAACCCACCACCGTAGAACAGGAACCCAGCTCAGCAGAACGAACCGAGGAACCCAGCTCAGTAGAACCCACCGAGGAACCCAGCTCAGCAGAACCCACCATCGTAGAACAGGAACCCAGCTCAGCAGAACCCACCGAGGCTGCCCCTGAGGTTTCCACGGCAGCTGATAGTCAGGAAGAGGTTTCCACGGCAGCCCCTGAGGGTCCCCTGGAGACAGACGCCACGGCAACTACCGGGGTCTCGACCGCCTCCGCCCCCGATGcagacagccaatcacagaccCCGGCCGcagacagccaatcacagaccCCGGCTGCAGTGCTGAGCGAGCCCACGCCGGACCAGACGGTGAAGGCGCAGGAAGTGATGACGGTGAAGGCGCAGGAAGTGATGGAGCACGTGCTGGAGGAAGTGGTGCGGGACATAGAGCCCGTCTCCACGGAGATCGCTACAGTGTCATGA
- the akap12b gene encoding A-kinase anchor protein 12b isoform X1 has translation MGATASAQRDPKSPEHEPALEQEANDHRVEENLDDKVLQKNGQISISSLSRKSDDINSHSEENTLAEVGQTDGVSEKDDAPEAVVAADEAAPQLNGTETDIVMETEEKKSADADVVVATEDTPAESSEVGFKKIFRFVGFKFTLKKDKSDKEAEPVQLLTVEKKEEPKTGDAEGGAKDQPAAEETTETTETTETTETEDKAAAAADPAAESALEPETPAAADAVDAEPPAEGATTTTGEQDESETPVAVETPAESAAASPPPAQETQSPFKRFFTQGIFSNLRKKTSFKKAKEEEPAKEAPAEEIKEADEAVTEEKADEEVTEVTEVTQEEAADEGVAAEAPAEAGKVTEEPEGSAETLAEPPAEEELAKEEPKEEPVSEAAAAPAEEPKEQEQDTAEVAAEVAEEVAEEVTVEVAAEVVVEVAEPADASEAEKTTPTTGEEPSTEATPPAEVATETELVSSQEKVKGQGSPLKKLFTGAGLKKLSSKKPKPKKETKLTESGEHSAEQLQSSTESAESAETPKPDSGPSSPEESGEHVASEAAPNEASQEAEASTSDGERKKESILSSFKKLVTPKKRVKRSSESEDEAPAGDKPKSATLSSADAAVANSAEKAEEPKSTEPEAEPSAEPKAEEESAEAAAAPSTEENAEPAAEPKVEDAKEEPTEEPKAEPKAEKLESSTEEPKKKMDTSMSWEALICVGSAKKRARKTSDSEDEDAKLEEEVLLSGEEAARTAESPLGTSQEADHENLASSPEPEGELVSTWESFKRLVTSRKKRSDEDASGTTEQTLSDGEMPKEESSFSLKKLIPRRKKKADDKQGPVSSDVGSAEEDSDTPAVVPLSEYDNEPAEPTTTAATEDAKPAESPLELAANAAAASSSLVTVKASAAEDRAPSWISAVVEEDLKEDPEEDAKQLSDIPEEGDTAGTPKSTDNTIADDIVELTSDAATALELPPEPSAAEETRISASPVTSGQATPVVEEAVTMVTIAEGQQEVATVTTDSQEAAEAALQEATNICTGLDAESLEAAEVAMPSAAVEGVSAVAEVVATEVAMEDTAETHPEEADVTEVKVHEAEVQEVQTEEAPAPLENAVEEAPQTEEVVEVVALETELADTIQEPAAVKVGVVSAALAEAELLEEPLVEERTPPMEPEGPAEASVEEPVCARPTEVTEVAVARDEQVTRLQDADEAAAGAELELAPAQQVAEAVTQEVITALADAPVAEVSEGTEAPIAVVAALEEFAVAKETVCVIGSPSDSLTSEIKDEVVVMENVAIAEPTGDEAIQVQVEDVAAATATAVPAVEATVEAVSSADGVVVEEEVCEEVQGAPEPAHAHQTEVEVIEEQSSVIVQTIIQNVMENICDMSKDADSEDTAETVTVTESTVVTETTAAESAVVTETAPETTTTEEDVEKTPKVIVQAVQITEVLPVSLAVNIAPVQQEVAVMSVDGIELSMEAPQKEQEPAEQLRGSEEEHKAEEEEKVDEEEKAEEEEKAEEEQKAEEEEKAEEEQKAEEEEKAEEEEKAEEEEKAEEEEKADEEEKAEEEEKAEEEGIADEEEKQTDGHSEVQTEPEQVTRDASATAESQEAPVEQEPSSAEPTTVEQEPSSAERTEEPSSVEPTEEPSSAEPTIVEQEPSSAEPTEAAPEVSTAADSQEEVSTAAPEGPLETDATATTGVSTASAPDADSQSQTPAADSQSQTPAAVLSEPTPDQTVKAQEVMTVKAQEVMEHVLEEVVRDIEPVSTEIATVS, from the exons gtgctGCAGAAGAATGGCCAGATCTCCATCTCCAGCCTCAGCAGAAAGTCTGATGACATCAACAGCCACTCAGAGGAGAACACACTCGCTgagg tgggccaGACGGATGGCGTGTCTGAGAAGGACGACGCTCCagaggcggtggtggcggcggacGAGGCGGCGCCTCAGCTGAACGGGACCGAGACCGACATCGTCATGGAGACCGAGGAGAAGAAATCCGCCGACGCCGACGTCGTCGTGGCGACCGAGGACACGCCCGCCGAGAGCAGCGAGGTCGGCTTCAAGAAGATCTTCCGCTTCGTGGGCTTCAAGTTCACGCTGAAGAAGGACAAGAGCGACAAGGAGGCGGAGCCTGTGCAGCTGCTGAcggtggagaagaaggaggagccAAAGACCGGCGACGCCGAGGGAGGAGCCAAAGACCAGCCCGCCGCCGAGGAAACCACGGAAACCACGGAAACCACGGAAACCACGGAAACCGAAGACaaggcggcggcagcagctgaTCCCGCGGCAGAGAGCGCGCTCGAGCCCGAGACTCCCGCCGCCGCAGACGCCGTAGACGCCGAGCCACCAGCGGAgggcgccaccaccaccaccggggAGCAGGACGAGTCCGAGACGCCCGTCGCCGTGGAGACGCCGGCCGAGTCTGCCGCCGccagccccccccccgcacAGGAGACGCAGTCGCCCTTCAAGAGGTTCTTCACTCAGGGCATCTTCTCCAACCTGAGGAAGAAGACCAGCTTCAAGAAGGCCAAAGAGGAGGAGCCGGCGAAGGAGGCGCCTGCCGAGGAGATCAAAGAGGCCGACGAGGCCGTGACGGAGGAGAAGGCTGATGAGGAGGTGACGGAGGTGACGGAGGTGACGCAGGAGGAGGCGGCAGATGAGGGGGTGGCAGCGGAGGCTCCAGCTGAAGCAGGAAAGGTCACAGAAGAACCGGAAGGATCTGCCGAGACTCTCGCTGAACCGCCCGCAGAAGAAGAACTCGCCAAGGAGGAACCCAAGGAGGAACCCGTCTCAGAGGCAGCTGCCGCTCCCGCCGAGGAGCCGaaagagcaggagcaggacacCGCAGAGGTCGCCGCAGAGGTCGCTGAAGAGGTCGCTGAAGAGGTCACTGTGGAGGTCGCCGCAGAGGTCGTTGTAGAGGTCGCTGAGCCAGCTGATGCATCTGAGGCTGAGAAGACCACACCCACCACCGGGGAGGAGCCAAGCACTGAGGCCACGCCTCCTGCTGAGGTCGCCACGGAGACGGAGCTCGTCTCGTCCCAGGAGAAGGTGAAAGGTCAAGGAAGCCCCCTGAAGAAGCTCTTCACCGGCGCCGGTCTGAAGAAGCTGTCCTCCAAAAAGCCAAAGCCGAAGAAAGAAACCAAACTGACGGAATCGGGCGAGCATTCCGCCGAGCAGCTGCAGAGCTCCACCGAGTCCGCCGAGTCCGCAGAGACCCCGAAGCCCGACAGCGGCCCCTCCTCCCCCGAGGAGTCTGGTGAACACGTCGCCAGCGAGGCCGCTCCCAACGAGGCCAGCCAGGAGGCCGAGGCCTCCACGTCTGACGgcgagaggaagaaggagagcaTCTTGTCGTCCTTTAAGAAGCTGGTGACGCCAAAGAAGAGAGTCAAGAGGTCCTCCGAGAGCGAGGACGAGGCGCCCGCCGGCGACAAACCCAAATCCGCCACTCTGTCCTCCGCAGACGCCGCCGTCGCCAACTCCGCCGAGAAAGCCGAGGAACCGAAATCCACTGAGCCGGAGGCGGAACCCTCAGCAGAACCTAAAGCTGAAGAAGAGAGCGccgaagcagcagcagcaccgagCACTGAGGAGAACGCAGAGCCGGCCGCTGAGCCTAAAGTTGAGGACGCTAAAGAGGAGCCTACAGAGGAACCGAAGGCGGAACCCAAAGCTGAGAAGCTGGAGTCGTCCACGGAGGAGCCGAAGAAGAAGATGGACACCTCCATGTCCTGGGAGGCGCTGATCTGCGTCGGCTCGGCCAAGAAGAGGGCCCGCAAAACCTCCGACTCCGAGGACGAGGACGCCAAACTGGAGGAGGAAGTTCTGCTCTCGGGAGAGGAAGCAGCCAGGACCGCCGAATCCCCTCTGGGCACCTCCCAGGAGGCCGACCACGAGAACCTGGCGTCGTCGCCGGAGCCCGAGGGCGAGCTGGTGTCCACGTGGGAGTCCTTCAAGCGGCTCGTCACCTCCAGGAAGAAGAGATCCGACGAGGACGCGTCCGGCACGACGGAGCAGACGCTCTCCGACGGCGAGATGCCCAAAGAGGAGTCCTCGTTCTCGCTCAAGAAGCTCATCCCGCGCCGGAAGAAGAAGGCGGACGATAAGCAGGGGCCCGTGTCCTCGGACGTGGGGTCGGCGGAGGAGGACTCGGACACGCCCGCCGTCGTGCCGCTCTCCGAGTACGACAACGAGCCCGCCGAGCCGACGACGACCGCGGCGACGGAAGACGCCAAACCTGCAGAGTCACCGCTGGAGCTGGCGGCCAACGCAGCAGCGGCCTCGTCGTCGTTGGTGACGGTGAAAGCATCTGCTGCCGAGGACCGCGCGCCCTCCTGGATCTCGGCCGTGGTGGAGGAGGACCTGAAGGAGGACCCGGAGGAGGACGCCAAGCAGTTGAGCGACATTCCAGAGGAAGGCGACACGGCCGGCACGCCCAAGTCCACGGACAACACCATCGCCGACGACATCGTGGAGCTCACCTCTGACGCCGCGACGGCACTGGAGCTGCCGCCCGAGCCCTCCGCCGCCGAGGAAACCCGCATCTCCGCGTCCCCCGTCACCTCTGGCCAGGCCACGCCTGTGGTGGAGGAGGCCGTCACCATGGTGACTATCGCCGAGGGCCAGCAAGAGGTTGCCACAGTGACCACGGACTCCCAGGAGGCGGCGGAGGCTGCGCTGCAGGAGGCCACCAACATCTGCACCGGCCTGGACGCCGAGAGCCTGGAGGCTGCGGAGGTAGCGATGCCCTCGGCCGCCGTGGAGGGGGTGAGCGCCGTCGCCGAGGTCGTCGCCACGGAGGTTGCCATGGAGGACACGGCCGAGACGCATCCAGAGGAGGCGGACGTGACCGAGGTCAAAGTGCACGAGGCCGAGGTGCAGGAGGTGCAGACGGAGGAGGCTCCCGCGCCGCTGGAGAACGCTGTGGAGGAGGCGCCCCAGACAGAGGAGGTCGTGGAGGTCGTCGCCCTGGAGACAGAGCTGGCCGACACGATCCAGGAGCCGGCGGCGGTGAAGGTGGGCGTGGTCAGCGCTGCGCTGGCAGAGGCGGAGCTTCTGGAGGAGCcgctggtggaggagaggacccCGCCGATGGAGCCCGAGGGCCCCGCAGAGGCGTCCGTGGAGGAGCCCGTCTGCGCCCGGCCCACGGAGGTCACGGAGGTCGCGGTGGCGAGGGACGAGCAGGTGACGCGGCTGCAGGACGCAGACGAGGCCGCGGCGGGGGCGGAGCTAGAGCTAGCGCCCGCCCAGCAGGTGGCGGAGGCCGTAACCCAGGAAGTGATCACGGCGCTGGCCGACGCACCTGTGGCGGAGGTGTCCGAGGGGACGGAGGCGCCGATCGCCGTCGTGGCGGCGCTCGAAGAATTCGCCGTTGCCAAGGAAACAGTGTGCGTCATCGGTTCTCCGTCTGACAGCCTGACCTCAGAGATCAAAGATGAGGTCGTCGTCATGGAGAACGTAGCCATTGCGGAACCCACAGGGGACGAGGCGATTCAAGTGCAGGTGGAGGATGTGGCCGCCGCCACGGCGACGGCCGTTCCTGCGGTCGAGGCCACCGTGGAGGCCGTGAGCTCCGCAGACggcgtggtggtggaggaggaggtgtgtgaggaggtgcagGGCGCTCCGGAGCCCGCGCACGCACACCAGACGGAGGTGGAGGTCATCGAGGAGCAGAGCTCCGTCATCGTGCAGACCATCATCCAGAACGTCATGGAGAACATCTGTGACATGTCCAAGGACGCAGACAGTGAGGACACCGCAGAGACGGTTACCGTTACTGAGTCTACTGTAGTCACGGAAACAACAGCTGCGGAGTCTGCTGTAGTCACGGAAACAGCCCCAGAGACAACAACCACAGAAGAGGACGTAGAAAAGACACCAAAAGTCATCGTCCAGGCCGTTCAGATCACCGAGGTGCTGCCGGTGTCCCTCGCCGTCAACATCGCGCCCGTGCAGCAGGAGGTGGCCGTCATGTCTGTGGACGGCATCGAGCTGAGCATGGAGGCTCCTCAGAAGGAGCAGGAGCCCGCGGAGCAACTCAGAGGCAGTGAAGAGGAACAcaaggcagaggaagaggagaaggtagatgaagaggagaaggcagaggaagaggagaaagcagaggaagagcagaaggcagaggaagaggagaaggcagaggaagagcagaaggcagaggaagaggagaaggcagaggaagaggagaaggcagaggaagaggagaaggcagaggaagaggagaaggcagatgaagaggagaaggcagaggaagaggagaaggcagaggaggagggaatcgctgatgaagaggagaagcagacagatggacacagtGAAGTGCAGACAGAGCCTGAGCAAGTGACACGAGACGCATCTGCCACAGCAGAAAGCCAGGAGGCCCCCGTAGAACAGGAACCTAGCTCAGCAGAACCCACCACCGTAGAACAGGAACCCAGCTCAGCAGAACGAACCGAGGAACCCAGCTCAGTAGAACCCACCGAGGAACCCAGCTCAGCAGAACCCACCATCGTAGAACAGGAACCCAGCTCAGCAGAACCCACCGAGGCTGCCCCTGAGGTTTCCACGGCAGCTGATAGTCAGGAAGAGGTTTCCACGGCAGCCCCTGAGGGTCCCCTGGAGACAGACGCCACGGCAACTACCGGGGTCTCGACCGCCTCCGCCCCCGATGcagacagccaatcacagaccCCGGCCGcagacagccaatcacagaccCCGGCTGCAGTGCTGAGCGAGCCCACGCCGGACCAGACGGTGAAGGCGCAGGAAGTGATGACGGTGAAGGCGCAGGAAGTGATGGAGCACGTGCTGGAGGAAGTGGTGCGGGACATAGAGCCCGTCTCCACGGAGATCGCTACAGTGTCATGA